In Candidatus Gracilibacteria bacterium, the sequence AAGTGCGCCTTACAAGATTTTTTATTACAAACATGGTGAAAGACTACGGACTCAAGGCTGGAATCCTCAAGAATCTACATGCACATACGCTTCGTCATAGTTTTGCGACAACTTTATTGACAAATGGTGCTGATATACGTATAATACAGGAACTTCTCGGTCATGCCTCGATCACCACGACACAAGTCTATACTCATGTCACGAATCCGAAACTCAAAGAGGCACATCAGAAGTTCCATAAATAGTTTTTACTTTCTTACTCTTCAGATATGGAATGAATATCTATGGAATCAGTTGCCAAGACTGCAGGACTTGTAGTAGGTGTGGATGTGTGGCGAGATGTGACTAGACATCCTGCTTCTCTACACTTTGGCAGCACAGATGCACTAAGACGTTATCAAAATGCTTACCGAAAATTAACAACAGAGATAGACATGCCTCCAAAAAATCCAAAAAAATCCGCTTAAGCGGATGTTTTTTCTCATTCGACGATACTATTGATTCTCTCAAAAAGACTTCTTCGCTCAGACTCTGTGAATCGCTTCCATTCCCCTTCTCCGAGATCCCCGAGCATGATATTCTCGACGCGAATGCGCTTCAGCTTCTTCACATCATAACCAACAACTTCCACCATACGACGGATTTGTCGGTTTTTTCATTCACGAATCGTGATAGAAAACTTGGAAGAGGAAAGACGAGTAATCTCACACGGTTTGGTAGTGTATTTCTTGGTGATAACCGTATCTTCCCCGCCAATTCGACGTACAATCTTGCGTGTTCCATTATCCTTGAGTTCTATGCGCACTCCCCTTCTCATTTTTTCGAGTGCTTCATCTTCGATCTTTCCATATACTTCCACGATATATTCCTTCTCGTGCTC encodes:
- a CDS encoding pseudouridine synthase; translation: MKLQKYLAHAGICSRRKAEEYIEKGMVTVNDVVAHIGQVIDPEKDIVKMSETIIEDQENLVYYTFNKPRGVVTTCLSGKDDEKGILDIVNIPERVFPIGRLDKETTGLIILTNDGRLSNYLMHPRYEHEKEYIVEVYGKIEDEALEKMRRGVRIELKDNGTRKIVRRIGGEDTVITKKYTTKPCEITRLSSSKFSITIREGKNRQIRRMVEVVGYDVKKLKRIRVENIMLGDLGEGEWKRFTESERRSLFERINSIVEGEKTSA